From one bacterium Scap17 genomic stretch:
- a CDS encoding EAL domain-containing protein: MTAGGVNVPLDILIKLLSSIEEPLWIHDCFGQLAWTSPRARQEDKVPELPSPLPKQPEPCGISGQPGFWLMGITGELGEWLLVQKANLPWRMAIFDAECLVANTCGWQELFGTERPRLEPVSERRVRLKAPFSGLAEARAAGVDDKVLIALRRMQPINLLSRDRFNAQIDELLLEESIDGGIIYLSLTHLEIINSAHGAERIDPLLERVAEAMSLQYRDALVCRPLGNAFALFFAGDEASLIMRANELCERLVMLMRLDGKPLPVTARVGISLAPQHARRAHRLMHLAELAMLHGGYDDIDVCGPLHVFSPGAHMQHLNDYRLTSDLREHLEELDLAFQPQFDLASGEAVGVEVLVRWDHPELGTIGPGRFIPLAEQYGLIGTVGARVMDTALSATRDLVTPNGKPLSVAINVSAQEFRDPGFPERVSEALARHGFLPERLELEITESSRVPDLDRVVERLTGLIERGVRLAIDDFGTGFASLLYVRDLRACRLKVDQRFVGSLDHDARDRAIVSHAISLADSLGMEVLAEGVETAEQERLLVEMGCHLVQGFRYARPKRLPELVEWLNRKPSIHPYP; the protein is encoded by the coding sequence ATGACTGCAGGTGGAGTGAACGTGCCTCTCGATATCTTGATCAAATTGCTGTCGTCCATCGAAGAGCCGTTGTGGATTCATGATTGCTTCGGCCAGCTCGCCTGGACGTCGCCGCGCGCTCGCCAGGAAGACAAAGTGCCGGAGCTGCCATCCCCGCTGCCCAAGCAGCCGGAGCCTTGTGGCATCAGCGGCCAGCCCGGCTTCTGGTTGATGGGCATCACCGGCGAGCTGGGAGAATGGCTGCTGGTGCAGAAGGCCAATCTGCCGTGGCGCATGGCGATCTTCGATGCCGAGTGTCTGGTGGCCAACACCTGTGGCTGGCAGGAGCTGTTCGGCACCGAGCGGCCGCGTCTCGAGCCGGTCAGCGAGCGGCGAGTCCGCCTCAAGGCGCCGTTCTCGGGGCTGGCGGAGGCCCGAGCGGCCGGGGTGGATGACAAGGTCTTGATCGCCCTGCGCCGTATGCAGCCCATCAACCTGCTGTCGCGCGATCGCTTCAATGCTCAGATCGATGAACTGCTGCTGGAAGAAAGCATCGATGGTGGCATCATCTACCTGTCGCTGACCCACCTGGAAATCATCAACTCGGCGCATGGAGCCGAACGTATCGATCCGCTGCTGGAGCGTGTGGCAGAAGCCATGTCCCTGCAGTATCGCGACGCCCTGGTCTGCCGCCCCCTAGGCAACGCCTTCGCGCTGTTCTTCGCCGGGGATGAGGCCAGCCTGATCATGCGTGCCAACGAGCTGTGCGAACGCCTGGTGATGCTGATGCGACTGGATGGCAAGCCTCTGCCGGTCACGGCACGGGTCGGCATCAGTCTGGCGCCGCAGCACGCACGGCGTGCCCATCGCCTGATGCATCTGGCCGAACTCGCCATGTTGCACGGGGGATACGACGACATCGATGTCTGCGGTCCCCTGCATGTGTTCTCGCCCGGCGCGCACATGCAGCACCTCAACGACTATCGCCTGACCAGTGACCTGCGCGAGCATCTTGAAGAGCTGGATCTCGCCTTCCAGCCCCAGTTTGACCTCGCCAGTGGCGAGGCCGTCGGCGTCGAGGTGCTGGTGCGCTGGGACCACCCCGAGCTTGGCACCATCGGGCCGGGACGCTTCATCCCGTTGGCGGAGCAGTACGGCTTGATCGGCACCGTCGGCGCGCGAGTGATGGACACGGCCCTCTCGGCGACGCGTGATCTGGTGACGCCGAACGGCAAGCCGCTGTCAGTGGCGATCAATGTCTCGGCTCAGGAGTTTCGTGACCCCGGCTTCCCCGAGCGCGTCTCGGAGGCTCTGGCACGTCATGGCTTCCTCCCGGAACGCCTGGAGCTTGAGATCACCGAATCTTCACGCGTACCGGATCTCGATCGCGTCGTGGAGCGACTGACCGGCCTGATCGAACGCGGTGTGCGCCTGGCGATCGATGACTTCGGCACCGGCTTCGCGTCACTGCTCTACGTGCGCGACCTGCGTGCTTGCCGCCTCAAGGTCGATCAGCGCTTCGTCGGTAGTCTTGATCATGATGCCCGTGACCGCGCCATCGTCTCCCATGCGATCTCGCTGGCCGACAGTCTGGGCATGGAGGTGCTGGCGGAGGGCGTCGAGACCGCAGAGCAGGAGCGCCTGCTGGTCGAGATGGGCTGTCACCTGGTACAGGGCTTCCGTTATGCACGGCCCAAGCGCCTGCCGGAGCTGGTCGAGTGGCTCAATCGCAAGCCGTCAATCCATCCCTACCCCTGA
- a CDS encoding GTP-binding protein: protein MSVASRGADTGDAPTDFARQTRIPVHLITGFLGTGKSSFIQALVATKPEDEHWAILVNEFGQVGIDQALFAWREDVSVKGLPGGCLCCQLAFVLQAGLVSLIHQTRPDRLIIEPSGLGHPAGLIDVLRSEGLASALALEEVITLLDPRALDDPRTREHGTFRDQLTLAGGVVLSKRDLASDQQLAAAHEFLAGMWPRKRWVGELGRADGETHALKARMNGQEARIIDWLMAGQGASGSVDEPLAEQMNVTMPAAHRAAYANAGQALEASVGDESPASDVMPLSGAPVIEQAEGLEHASLGWRIAASEVFDLDQLTQWLDGLPREWRIKGVFHTQDGWRSYNRAKGRAELAPSSWREDSRLELIAPLDGQEQGEEQEGMVAALPLEDSHQLNAALLACRSDGAARPFNFFGE, encoded by the coding sequence ATGTCTGTGGCTTCACGCGGCGCCGATACCGGCGACGCCCCGACGGATTTTGCACGCCAAACGCGGATACCAGTGCATCTGATCACCGGCTTCCTGGGAACAGGCAAGAGCAGTTTCATCCAGGCATTGGTCGCGACCAAGCCTGAGGATGAACACTGGGCGATCCTGGTCAATGAGTTCGGACAGGTGGGGATCGATCAGGCACTGTTTGCCTGGCGCGAGGATGTCAGCGTCAAGGGGCTGCCCGGCGGGTGCCTGTGCTGTCAGCTGGCCTTCGTGCTGCAGGCGGGGCTGGTCAGCCTGATTCATCAGACGCGCCCTGATCGTCTGATCATCGAGCCCTCAGGGCTGGGGCATCCGGCGGGGCTGATCGATGTGCTGCGCAGTGAAGGGCTGGCCTCGGCGCTTGCGCTTGAGGAAGTCATCACCCTGCTGGACCCGCGCGCACTGGACGACCCCCGCACGCGCGAACACGGCACTTTCCGGGACCAGCTGACGCTGGCGGGCGGCGTGGTGCTCAGCAAGCGAGATCTGGCGAGCGATCAGCAGCTGGCGGCCGCGCATGAGTTTCTGGCGGGGATGTGGCCGCGCAAGCGCTGGGTCGGTGAGCTGGGCAGAGCCGACGGCGAGACCCATGCACTCAAGGCACGCATGAACGGTCAGGAAGCCCGGATCATTGACTGGTTGATGGCAGGACAGGGCGCGAGCGGAAGTGTCGATGAGCCGTTGGCGGAACAGATGAATGTGACGATGCCGGCCGCGCATCGTGCCGCATACGCCAATGCGGGTCAGGCACTTGAGGCGTCCGTGGGTGATGAATCGCCCGCCTCGGACGTGATGCCGCTGTCCGGCGCACCGGTGATCGAGCAGGCCGAAGGGCTTGAGCATGCCAGTCTGGGCTGGCGAATCGCCGCAAGCGAGGTGTTCGATCTCGATCAGCTGACCCAGTGGCTGGATGGCCTGCCGCGCGAGTGGCGCATCAAGGGCGTCTTTCACACCCAGGATGGTTGGCGCAGCTATAACCGCGCCAAGGGGCGTGCCGAGCTTGCGCCGTCCAGTTGGCGTGAGGATTCGCGGCTTGAGCTGATTGCACCGCTGGATGGACAGGAGCAGGGGGAGGAGCAGGAAGGGATGGTGGCGGCGTTGCCGCTTGAGGACTCCCACCAGCTGAATGCGGCCTTGCTGGCCTGTCGTAGCGACGGCGCTGCCAGACCTTTCAACTTCTTCGGCGAGTGA
- a CDS encoding LysR family transcriptional regulator, producing the protein MRLKLHTFIPATGPPRYREPLAMHLAELARHDLNTLVALHALLETRSVSRAAERLNLSQPAVSRTLGRLREAFDDPLFVRAQRGLRPTARAEALRQPLARLLQELGALLAPPEFSPGDSQRRFQLATTDYGMHAFVAPQIAPLHAQAPGIRLDIQAYGGNVEQQLEEGGPELAMCVPTARVPAGVHGREIGDDQFVCVMRQDHPLAAKETLSLEDFLAASHQLISMGGDERGAVDLKLAELGLSRQVVMRQPHFLAAFSVSCHSDLLLCVPGCLAISMLDQLPLALRPLPITLNRFSYWLVWHERLHHDTGHRWLRQTLSTGIQVRHRELSQQLRQRLGS; encoded by the coding sequence ATGCGGTTGAAACTGCACACTTTCATCCCAGCGACTGGGCCGCCTCGCTACCGGGAACCACTTGCCATGCACCTGGCTGAACTTGCCCGCCATGATCTCAATACGCTGGTTGCGCTGCATGCGCTGCTGGAAACCCGCAGCGTGTCGCGGGCCGCTGAGCGCCTCAACCTGAGCCAGCCTGCGGTGTCCCGCACCCTGGGCCGTCTGCGCGAGGCCTTCGATGACCCCCTGTTCGTACGCGCGCAACGCGGTCTGCGCCCCACCGCACGCGCAGAGGCCCTCAGGCAGCCCCTCGCCCGTCTGCTGCAGGAGCTGGGTGCCCTGCTGGCACCGCCCGAGTTCTCGCCTGGAGATAGCCAGCGTCGCTTTCAGCTGGCCACCACCGATTACGGTATGCACGCCTTCGTGGCGCCCCAGATCGCCCCACTGCACGCGCAGGCACCCGGCATCCGCCTGGATATCCAGGCCTATGGCGGCAATGTCGAACAGCAGCTGGAAGAAGGCGGGCCGGAGCTTGCGATGTGCGTGCCCACCGCCAGGGTGCCGGCCGGCGTGCATGGTCGCGAGATCGGGGATGATCAGTTCGTCTGCGTGATGCGCCAGGACCATCCGCTGGCAGCGAAGGAGACCTTGAGCCTGGAGGACTTCCTCGCCGCCAGTCACCAACTGATCAGCATGGGCGGTGATGAGCGAGGCGCGGTGGACCTCAAGCTGGCGGAACTGGGACTGAGTCGTCAGGTGGTCATGCGCCAGCCCCATTTTCTGGCCGCCTTCAGTGTCAGCTGTCACAGCGACCTGCTGCTGTGCGTGCCGGGCTGTCTGGCCATCAGCATGCTCGATCAGCTGCCGCTGGCCCTGCGTCCGCTACCCATCACCCTCAACCGCTTCTCCTACTGGCTGGTGTGGCACGAACGCCTGCATCATGACACTGGCCACCGCTGGCTGCGCCAGACGCTCTCCACAGGCATTCAGGTCCGTCACCGCGAACTCTCCCAGCAGCTGCGTCAGCGGCTGGGCTCGTGA
- a CDS encoding LysR family transcriptional regulator codes for MDKASRLLLFLDVVEAQSFSKAADHRQVNRSVVSKQISRLEEELQIRLFNRSTRSLALTDAGREIHQHALRLREVLEDTDDVAGAYQDGPRGILKITSPSHFGRTYVAQAVRLYMERYPDTQVEVRLEDHLTDLIGGGYDLAIRMSELEDSNLIARPLAAHRHLICASPAFIERHGMPQTPADLSGLPAAVYSRDGFILDRLRVCTESGVEEKVALDSRLKVNDADVLIGAIKSGACYGMVSAISIKDEILDGELVPLLTNVPMKPLPSIHLVYPHRQYLPQKTRRFSDCLQEVVGTPPVWEQRIPGFENMYGYGSGCSE; via the coding sequence GTGGATAAAGCATCCCGTTTGTTGCTGTTTCTCGATGTAGTAGAAGCACAGAGTTTTTCCAAGGCGGCTGACCATCGTCAGGTCAACCGCTCGGTGGTCTCCAAGCAGATCAGCCGTCTGGAAGAAGAACTGCAGATTCGTCTGTTCAATCGCTCGACTCGCTCACTGGCTCTGACGGATGCGGGGCGCGAGATCCATCAGCACGCACTGCGTCTGCGTGAAGTGCTGGAAGATACCGACGATGTGGCCGGCGCCTATCAGGATGGCCCGCGCGGCATCCTGAAGATCACCAGCCCGAGCCACTTCGGCCGCACCTACGTCGCCCAGGCCGTGCGTCTGTACATGGAGCGCTACCCGGATACCCAGGTGGAAGTGCGCCTGGAAGATCACCTGACCGACCTGATCGGCGGCGGTTATGACCTGGCCATTCGCATGTCGGAGCTGGAAGACTCCAACCTGATCGCGCGTCCGCTGGCGGCACACCGTCACCTGATCTGTGCCTCGCCGGCCTTCATCGAGCGTCACGGCATGCCCCAGACCCCCGCCGACCTGTCTGGCCTGCCGGCAGCGGTGTATTCCCGCGATGGCTTCATTCTCGATCGCCTGCGCGTCTGCACCGAGAGCGGTGTCGAGGAAAAGGTGGCACTGGATTCGCGTCTCAAGGTCAATGATGCCGACGTGCTGATCGGTGCCATCAAGTCGGGAGCCTGCTATGGCATGGTGTCCGCGATCAGCATCAAGGACGAGATCCTGGATGGAGAACTGGTGCCGCTGTTGACCAACGTGCCGATGAAGCCCTTGCCTTCGATCCACCTGGTCTACCCGCACCGCCAGTACCTGCCGCAGAAGACGCGTCGCTTCAGCGATTGCCTGCAGGAGGTCGTCGGCACTCCCCCCGTCTGGGAGCAGCGCATTCCGGGCTTCGAGAACATGTACGGCTACGGTAGCGGTTGCAGCGAATGA
- the queC gene encoding 7-cyano-7-deazaguanine synthase QueC: MTLNVQNSAVSASAPSAERPRAVVIYSGGMDSYTVLHQALKEGFEVHALSFHYGQRHSRELDVARQVCESLGVAHEVVDIRAIHGLIDNSALTNSDQTMPKADYDEASMTSTVVPNRNMILLSLAIAKAVNIEAEVCFYGAHGGDHVLYPDCRPEFVDKMNAVAAIANFSPVEIRAPFLHASKDEILAAGIAMQLDYAQTWTCYEGRELACGECGSCRERLEAFADHGLSDPLGYETTDSVKDAGIL; the protein is encoded by the coding sequence ATGACTCTCAATGTCCAGAATTCTGCTGTCTCCGCTTCCGCCCCCTCTGCAGAGCGTCCCCGCGCCGTCGTCATCTACTCCGGTGGCATGGACTCCTACACTGTTCTGCATCAAGCGCTGAAGGAAGGCTTCGAGGTACATGCCCTCTCCTTCCATTATGGCCAACGTCACTCGCGTGAGCTCGACGTCGCACGCCAGGTCTGCGAGTCGTTGGGCGTCGCCCACGAAGTCGTCGACATTCGCGCCATCCATGGCCTGATCGACAACTCCGCGCTGACCAACAGTGACCAGACGATGCCCAAGGCCGACTACGACGAGGCCTCCATGACCTCAACCGTGGTGCCCAACCGCAACATGATCCTGCTGTCCCTGGCCATCGCCAAGGCCGTCAACATCGAGGCCGAAGTCTGCTTCTATGGTGCCCACGGGGGCGATCACGTGCTCTACCCGGATTGCCGTCCGGAGTTCGTCGACAAGATGAACGCCGTCGCCGCAATCGCCAACTTCTCTCCGGTGGAGATTCGCGCGCCCTTCCTGCACGCGAGCAAGGACGAGATTCTGGCCGCGGGCATCGCCATGCAACTCGATTACGCCCAGACCTGGACCTGCTACGAAGGCCGCGAACTGGCCTGCGGGGAATGCGGCAGCTGCCGTGAACGTCTCGAGGCCTTCGCCGACCATGGGCTGAGCGATCCGCTCGGTTACGAAACGACCGACTCCGTCAAGGACGCAGGCATTCTCTGA
- a CDS encoding NADP-dependent oxidoreductase, with product MQTRYYTITDYPKGTPERDLFQLREEELSELGEGEVRIRNSWLSVDPYMRGRMSGVKTYIDPFELNEPLQGAAVGEVIESRDSRFKRGDKVRHMGGWRDIAQLSGDQVEPLPSIEVPEQAYLGVLGMPGMTAWTGLNIIAEMKEGDNVLVSAASGAVGSLAVQLAKAKGGTVVGIAGSQEKLDWLEARGVKAVSYKGKDAEQLTKALKEACPDGFDVYYENVGGDCLVAALNNLNVGARIAVCGMISSYNDTEVAPGPSNISMILIRRARMQGFIVFDHWQNYSRFLEEVGPQVAKGDIDYEETVEEGLEQTPDAFLKLFSGGNKGKMLVRL from the coding sequence ATGCAGACACGCTATTACACGATCACCGACTATCCGAAAGGCACCCCGGAACGCGACCTGTTCCAGTTGCGCGAAGAGGAGCTGAGCGAGCTCGGTGAAGGCGAGGTGCGCATTCGCAACAGCTGGCTGTCCGTGGATCCCTACATGCGTGGCCGCATGAGCGGCGTGAAGACCTATATCGACCCCTTCGAGCTCAATGAGCCGCTGCAGGGCGCAGCCGTCGGTGAAGTGATCGAGTCACGTGACTCTCGCTTCAAGCGCGGCGACAAGGTACGTCACATGGGTGGCTGGCGTGACATCGCGCAGCTCTCTGGTGACCAGGTCGAACCGCTGCCGAGCATCGAGGTGCCGGAGCAGGCCTACCTGGGCGTGCTGGGCATGCCGGGCATGACCGCCTGGACCGGCCTCAACATCATCGCCGAGATGAAAGAGGGCGATAACGTGCTGGTCAGCGCGGCCTCCGGTGCGGTCGGCTCGCTCGCCGTGCAGCTGGCCAAGGCCAAGGGTGGCACCGTCGTCGGCATCGCCGGCAGCCAGGAAAAGCTCGATTGGCTGGAAGCGCGGGGCGTCAAGGCGGTCAGCTACAAGGGCAAGGATGCCGAGCAGCTGACGAAGGCGCTCAAGGAAGCCTGCCCGGACGGCTTCGATGTCTACTACGAGAATGTCGGCGGTGATTGCCTAGTGGCGGCGCTGAACAACCTGAATGTCGGCGCTCGTATCGCCGTCTGCGGCATGATCTCCAGCTACAACGATACCGAGGTGGCGCCTGGCCCCTCGAACATCTCGATGATCCTGATCCGTCGCGCGCGCATGCAAGGCTTCATCGTCTTTGATCACTGGCAGAACTACAGCCGCTTCCTCGAAGAGGTAGGGCCGCAGGTCGCCAAGGGCGATATCGACTACGAAGAGACGGTGGAAGAAGGGCTCGAGCAGACGCCGGACGCCTTCCTCAAGCTGTTCTCGGGTGGCAACAAGGGCAAGATGCTGGTGCGTCTCTGA
- a CDS encoding 6-pyruvoyl tetrahydropterin synthase-related protein: MTPKTLFVRALTAVDASVWSNTRGLHGISQHLDLELDGAVGHDGMLFDFGDVKPWAKRMIDQDADHTLIVPSQAEGVSITDCPEGLCLRFTQPYAMEVRGPRQAFCLLPVAEVTSEVLANHFEKLLTRRLPPRVEALRVRLRDETIDGAAYTYSHGLRHHSGNCQRIAHGHRSPLVIERNGVRDTALEAEWAGKLNDRYLAEEGDLIDRPGRELVFSYEAPQGRFRIRLPRKQVWLLPTPTTIEWIADWLARQIALDSGDSIRVEAYEGINKGAIARHTPQTAREPLVLPEHEDTTATS, from the coding sequence ATGACTCCCAAGACCCTGTTCGTCAGGGCCCTCACCGCGGTGGATGCCTCGGTGTGGAGCAATACCCGCGGCCTGCACGGCATCAGCCAGCATCTGGATCTGGAGCTGGACGGCGCCGTCGGCCATGACGGCATGCTGTTCGACTTCGGCGATGTCAAGCCGTGGGCCAAGCGCATGATCGATCAGGACGCCGATCACACCCTGATCGTGCCCAGCCAGGCCGAAGGCGTGAGCATCACGGACTGCCCGGAAGGACTGTGCCTGCGCTTCACCCAGCCCTATGCCATGGAAGTACGCGGCCCGCGTCAGGCCTTCTGCCTGCTGCCGGTGGCCGAGGTCACCAGCGAGGTGCTGGCCAACCACTTCGAGAAGCTGCTGACTCGCCGCCTGCCGCCGCGCGTCGAGGCGCTGCGCGTGCGTCTGCGCGACGAGACCATCGACGGCGCCGCCTACACCTACAGTCATGGTCTGCGTCATCATAGCGGCAACTGCCAGCGCATCGCGCATGGTCATCGCTCTCCGCTGGTCATCGAGCGCAATGGGGTGCGAGACACGGCGCTGGAAGCCGAGTGGGCTGGGAAGCTCAACGACCGCTATCTGGCCGAGGAAGGCGATCTGATCGATCGTCCGGGACGGGAGCTGGTATTCAGCTATGAAGCGCCGCAGGGCAGGTTCCGCATCCGTCTGCCGCGCAAGCAGGTCTGGCTACTGCCGACACCGACCACCATCGAGTGGATCGCCGACTGGCTGGCGCGTCAGATCGCCCTCGACAGCGGTGACAGCATTCGCGTCGAGGCCTATGAGGGCATCAACAAGGGCGCCATCGCGCGCCATACCCCGCAGACGGCGCGCGAGCCGCTCGTCCTCCCCGAGCACGAAGACACGACCGCCACCTCATGA
- a CDS encoding YkgJ family cysteine cluster protein, producing MTQTAAPSADAATLGCRAGCGGCCIAPSISSPIPGMPDGKPAGVRCVQLDDDNLCKLFGTPQRPAVCRDFDFDHELCGDSREEALRLIGEWERLT from the coding sequence ATGACACAGACTGCCGCCCCTTCTGCAGATGCTGCCACTCTCGGCTGTCGTGCCGGTTGCGGCGGCTGCTGCATCGCCCCTTCGATCTCGAGCCCGATTCCCGGCATGCCCGATGGCAAGCCAGCGGGGGTGCGTTGCGTGCAGCTGGATGACGACAACCTGTGCAAGCTGTTCGGCACACCGCAGCGCCCGGCGGTGTGCCGTGACTTCGATTTCGATCACGAGCTGTGTGGCGATTCCCGCGAAGAAGCCCTGCGCCTGATCGGCGAATGGGAGCGCCTGACGTAG
- the queE gene encoding 7-carboxy-7-deazaguanine synthase, giving the protein MYTVKEAFYTLQGEGARAGRASVFCRFAGCNLWSGREQDRDTSVCRFCDTDFVGTNGQNGGKFRTANALADFLASLWPEHTGIATPYVVFTGGEPLLQLDSELVDAMHARGFEIAVETNGTIEPPAGIDWLCVSPKGASELTLTGGDELKLVYPQPEALPERFVSLDFAHFYLQPLDTAALDALTAPAAAREHYREVLASDTPMNQCVSYCMRNPQWQLSLQTHKISGID; this is encoded by the coding sequence ATGTATACGGTAAAGGAAGCGTTCTACACCCTGCAGGGCGAAGGTGCTCGCGCAGGGCGCGCCAGCGTGTTCTGCCGCTTTGCCGGCTGTAATCTGTGGAGTGGCCGCGAGCAGGACCGCGACACCTCGGTCTGTCGCTTCTGCGACACCGATTTCGTCGGCACCAACGGTCAGAATGGCGGCAAGTTCCGCACCGCAAACGCGCTAGCGGACTTTTTGGCCAGCCTGTGGCCGGAACACACCGGCATCGCCACGCCCTATGTGGTCTTCACCGGCGGTGAGCCGCTGTTGCAGCTCGACAGTGAACTGGTGGACGCGATGCACGCCCGCGGCTTCGAGATCGCGGTGGAGACCAACGGCACCATCGAGCCGCCTGCCGGCATCGACTGGCTGTGCGTGAGCCCTAAGGGCGCCAGTGAGCTGACCCTCACCGGCGGCGATGAGCTCAAGCTCGTCTACCCGCAGCCGGAAGCCCTGCCGGAGCGCTTCGTCAGTCTGGACTTCGCGCACTTCTATCTGCAGCCACTGGATACCGCCGCCCTGGATGCCCTGACCGCGCCTGCCGCGGCCCGCGAGCATTACCGCGAGGTACTGGCGTCCGACACGCCGATGAACCAGTGCGTCAGCTACTGCATGCGCAACCCCCAGTGGCAGCTCTCGCTGCAGACCCACAAGATCAGTGGTATCGATTGA
- a CDS encoding iron-containing alcohol dehydrogenase gives MQDFTYQNPTRVHFGAGQIAKVRDEIPADARVLVTYGGGSIKRNGVMDQIEGALEGRQWWSFGGIEPNPSYHTLLEALEIIKREKIDYLLAVGGGSVADGSKFLALAACHAGDPWEILAEGKHPEMALPLGVVLTLPATGSESNGNAVVTNYETHDKLPMFSELAYPRFAVLDPATTLTLPERQSVNGVVDAFVHVSEQYLTYPVNAPVQDRFSEGLLLTLIEEGPKVLSQPDDLAVRANIMWAANLGLNGLIGRGVPQDWATHMIGHEITALHGVDHGRTLTIVMPALWEELFEAKRAKLAQYGRRVWALEGDEESVARAAIDKTREFFTRMGAPVSLSEAGISADSIDQLVDNLTRHGFTAIGEHGDITPDVARRILTRAA, from the coding sequence ATGCAGGACTTTACCTATCAGAACCCGACCCGCGTGCACTTCGGTGCCGGCCAGATCGCCAAGGTGCGTGACGAGATTCCGGCGGATGCCCGCGTGCTGGTCACCTACGGTGGCGGGTCGATCAAGCGCAACGGCGTGATGGATCAGATCGAAGGCGCACTGGAAGGTCGTCAGTGGTGGAGCTTCGGCGGCATCGAGCCGAACCCGAGCTATCACACCCTGCTCGAAGCCCTGGAAATCATCAAGCGCGAGAAGATCGACTATCTGCTGGCGGTCGGAGGTGGCAGCGTCGCCGATGGCAGCAAGTTTCTCGCGCTCGCCGCCTGTCATGCCGGTGATCCGTGGGAAATTCTCGCCGAGGGCAAGCACCCCGAGATGGCGCTGCCGCTGGGCGTGGTACTGACACTGCCGGCTACGGGCTCCGAGTCCAATGGCAACGCCGTGGTCACCAACTATGAGACACATGACAAGCTGCCGATGTTCAGCGAACTGGCCTATCCGCGTTTCGCGGTGCTGGACCCGGCTACCACCCTGACCCTGCCGGAGCGCCAGAGCGTCAACGGTGTCGTCGATGCATTCGTGCACGTCAGCGAGCAGTATTTGACCTACCCGGTCAACGCGCCGGTGCAGGATCGCTTCTCCGAGGGTCTGTTGCTGACCTTGATCGAGGAAGGCCCCAAGGTGCTTAGCCAGCCGGATGACCTGGCCGTGCGCGCCAATATCATGTGGGCCGCCAACCTGGGTCTCAACGGCCTGATCGGGCGTGGCGTGCCGCAGGACTGGGCCACCCACATGATCGGTCACGAGATTACCGCACTGCACGGTGTCGATCATGGTCGCACCCTGACCATCGTGATGCCGGCGCTGTGGGAAGAGCTGTTCGAGGCCAAGCGTGCCAAGCTGGCGCAATACGGTCGTCGCGTCTGGGCACTGGAAGGCGATGAGGAGAGCGTTGCGCGGGCTGCCATCGACAAGACCCGTGAGTTCTTCACGCGCATGGGCGCGCCGGTATCGTTGAGCGAAGCTGGTATCAGTGCCGACAGCATCGATCAGCTGGTCGACAACCTGACCCGTCACGGCTTCACCGCCATCGGTGAGCACGGCGATATCACGCCGGACGTGGCGCGTCGTATTCTGACCCGCGCTGCCTGA